Proteins from a single region of Methanoculleus taiwanensis:
- the tuf gene encoding translation elongation factor EF-1 subunit alpha, with translation MATEKPHINLAVIGHIDHGKSTTVGRLLFETGAVPPHIIENYRKEAESKGKGSFEFAWVMDNLKEERERGITIDIAHKRFDTDKFYFTIVDCPGHRDFVKNMITGASQADAALLVVAAPDGVMEQTKEHVFLARTLGITQLIIGINKMDAAKYDQKRYNEVKEQLSQLIKMVGYNPATVPFIPMSSFQGDNISKKSENTPWYTGPTVLDALNLLTEPEKPTNLPFRLPIQDVYSISGIGTVPVGRIETGIMKKGMKVNFMPANKEGEVKTIEMHHEEQAEALPGDNVGFNVRGIGKGDIRRGDVCGPADAPPTVADEFTAQIVVLHHPSALTVGYTPVFHCHTSQIACTFVELVKKLDPRTGQVKEENPTFLKTGDAAIVKIKPTRPMVIEKVKEIPQLGRFAVRDMGSTIAAGMCMDITPKQMR, from the coding sequence ATGGCAACTGAGAAGCCGCACATTAACTTAGCAGTTATTGGCCACATTGACCATGGCAAGTCGACGACTGTGGGTCGGCTGCTGTTCGAGACGGGAGCGGTACCGCCCCATATCATCGAGAACTACAGGAAAGAGGCTGAATCCAAAGGTAAGGGCTCTTTTGAATTCGCGTGGGTTATGGACAACCTCAAGGAAGAGCGTGAGCGTGGTATCACCATCGACATCGCCCACAAGAGGTTCGACACCGACAAGTTCTACTTCACCATTGTAGACTGCCCCGGACACCGCGACTTCGTCAAGAACATGATCACCGGTGCATCCCAGGCAGACGCCGCACTGCTCGTTGTCGCCGCACCCGACGGCGTGATGGAGCAGACCAAGGAGCACGTCTTCCTTGCACGTACGCTCGGCATCACCCAGCTGATCATCGGCATCAACAAGATGGACGCCGCCAAGTACGACCAGAAGCGCTACAACGAAGTCAAGGAGCAGCTCTCGCAGCTCATCAAGATGGTCGGATACAACCCGGCAACCGTCCCCTTCATCCCGATGAGCTCTTTCCAGGGCGACAACATCTCCAAGAAGAGCGAGAACACCCCCTGGTACACCGGCCCCACGGTTCTTGACGCACTCAACCTGCTCACGGAGCCCGAGAAGCCCACGAACCTTCCCTTCCGTCTCCCCATCCAGGACGTCTACTCCATCTCCGGTATCGGAACCGTGCCCGTCGGCCGTATCGAGACCGGAATCATGAAGAAAGGAATGAAGGTCAACTTCATGCCCGCCAACAAGGAGGGTGAGGTCAAGACCATCGAGATGCACCACGAAGAGCAGGCAGAGGCACTCCCCGGCGACAACGTCGGTTTCAACGTCCGTGGTATCGGCAAGGGCGACATCCGCCGTGGCGACGTCTGCGGTCCCGCCGACGCGCCCCCGACCGTGGCAGACGAGTTCACCGCACAGATTGTGGTGCTCCACCACCCGAGCGCACTGACCGTCGGTTACACCCCGGTCTTCCACTGCCACACCTCGCAGATTGCCTGCACCTTCGTCGAGCTCGTCAAGAAGCTCGACCCCCGCACCGGTCAGGTCAAAGAAGAGAACCCCACATTCCTCAAGACAGGCGATGCCGCAATCGTCAAGATCAAGCCCACCCGGCCCATGGTCATCGAGAAGGTCAAGGAGATCCCCCAGCTCGGACGCTTTGCAGTCCGTGATATGGGCTCCACGATCGCTGCCGGCATGTGCATGGATATCACCCCCAAGCAGATGAGATAA
- the rpsJ gene encoding 30S ribosomal protein S10 produces MQKARIRLSGTDFEKIEMVCNRIKEIAERTGVNLAGPIPLPTKRLVVPIRKSPDGEGTATWDRWQMRVHKRLIDIDADERALRQLMRIQVPKDIGIEIVLES; encoded by the coding sequence ATGCAAAAAGCCAGAATACGTCTTTCCGGAACGGACTTTGAGAAGATTGAGATGGTATGCAATCGGATCAAAGAGATTGCAGAACGCACAGGCGTCAATCTGGCAGGTCCCATACCGCTCCCAACGAAGCGACTGGTTGTACCCATCCGCAAGAGCCCCGACGGCGAAGGAACCGCCACCTGGGATCGCTGGCAGATGCGCGTACACAAGAGACTCATCGATATCGATGCAGATGAACGAGCCCTCCGGCAGCTGATGCGCATTCAGGTACCGAAGGACATCGGCATTGAGATCGTTCTGGAAAGCTGA
- a CDS encoding phosphatidylglycerophosphatase A: MFDIEQRLQEKGIERSVIVASAMELYVPHGLDAEAAAVRLHEKIGKALEDPNVSSLLLGAILLEDELYWKRQNSEIADDPVFLLSDEIIGMAIAEVIGGTYARFEFTRYDQKKPGILATLGPFLDDAVAGLIAGCTSRLYSECM, translated from the coding sequence ATGTTCGATATCGAGCAGAGACTGCAGGAAAAGGGCATCGAACGCAGCGTTATCGTCGCCTCCGCGATGGAACTCTACGTACCGCACGGCCTCGACGCCGAAGCGGCCGCCGTCCGGCTGCACGAGAAGATCGGAAAAGCGCTTGAAGATCCGAACGTCTCCTCGCTGCTTCTCGGCGCTATCCTGCTTGAGGATGAACTCTACTGGAAACGGCAGAACTCCGAGATCGCCGACGACCCGGTCTTTCTGCTCTCGGACGAGATCATCGGGATGGCGATCGCCGAGGTGATCGGCGGGACGTACGCACGGTTCGAGTTCACCCGCTACGACCAGAAAAAACCCGGTATCCTGGCGACGCTCGGCCCCTTCCTCGACGATGCCGTCGCCGGACTCATCGCCGGGTGCACCTCGCGCCTCTACAGTGAATGCATGTGA
- a CDS encoding GMP synthase subunit A, producing MLPIYVVNNYGQFNHLILRSLRDMDIEATMISNETPAFEVAEGCRGIILGGGPTLARAGIAAEYLKLGLPVLGICLGLHVMATSRGGTVTKGMSGGYGAVDVDIIEKNDLLDGYPGRIRVWASHADEVSAMPEGFTLLARSDICGVEAMADIDNHLYGLQWHPEVSHTENGRLVFENFDRICRE from the coding sequence ATGCTTCCCATCTATGTGGTCAATAACTACGGGCAGTTCAATCATCTGATCCTTCGCTCGCTCCGCGATATGGATATTGAGGCCACGATGATCTCCAACGAAACGCCGGCCTTTGAAGTGGCGGAAGGCTGCAGGGGCATCATCCTCGGCGGCGGCCCCACCCTTGCACGTGCCGGTATCGCGGCCGAGTACCTCAAGCTCGGCCTTCCGGTTCTCGGGATCTGTCTCGGGCTGCATGTAATGGCTACGTCCCGGGGCGGGACGGTGACGAAAGGGATGAGCGGCGGATACGGGGCGGTGGACGTCGATATTATCGAGAAGAACGATCTCCTCGACGGCTACCCTGGCCGCATCCGTGTCTGGGCATCGCACGCCGACGAGGTCTCCGCCATGCCGGAAGGCTTTACGCTCCTCGCCCGGTCCGATATCTGCGGCGTCGAGGCGATGGCCGATATCGATAACCATCTCTACGGACTCCAGTGGCATCCTGAAGTGAGCCATACCGAGAACGGTCGGCTCGTCTTCGAGAACTTCGACAGGATATGCCGGGAGTAG
- a CDS encoding ammonium transporter, whose product MALDTGDTSFILICTALVMLMTPGVGLFYGGLVRRKNLISMFALSFVAFSVVTIQWFLFGYSLAFGTDVGGLIGSLEFFALTGVGMDGEGIPDLLFMAFQLVFAAVTLAIITSAVAERIRLSAFIVFGLLWTTLIYDPLAHWVWGGGWMSELGILDFAGGIVVHISAGFGALALALVIGRRVGFGQYSMDPHNIPMTLLGGALLWFGWFGFNAGSALAANGLAANAFVVTNISAAAGALAWMAASWIRGKPSSVGMISGAIAGLGAITPAAGFVGPLSAAIIGVISGLFCYYALLFRIRRGLDESLDAWAIHGVGGVWGTLAIGVFAVAGIGGISGLIEGNAGQLILQVIGAGAAIAYAFVGTYLLAKIVDLAMGLRVSEEEEYVGLDISQHGESVQV is encoded by the coding sequence ATGGCACTCGATACAGGGGATACTTCGTTTATCCTGATCTGCACAGCGCTCGTCATGCTGATGACCCCCGGCGTAGGGTTGTTCTACGGGGGTCTTGTACGGCGGAAGAACCTCATCTCGATGTTCGCGCTCTCGTTTGTCGCCTTCTCGGTGGTCACGATCCAGTGGTTTCTCTTCGGGTACAGCCTGGCCTTCGGCACCGACGTGGGCGGGCTGATCGGAAGCCTCGAGTTCTTTGCCCTGACCGGTGTCGGCATGGACGGCGAGGGTATTCCCGACCTGCTCTTCATGGCTTTCCAGCTCGTCTTTGCGGCGGTGACGCTTGCCATCATCACCTCGGCCGTCGCCGAACGGATACGGCTCAGTGCGTTTATCGTCTTCGGCCTTCTCTGGACGACTTTGATCTACGATCCGCTCGCACACTGGGTCTGGGGCGGCGGCTGGATGAGCGAGCTCGGCATCCTCGATTTTGCCGGCGGCATCGTCGTGCACATCTCCGCAGGCTTCGGGGCACTTGCCCTGGCGCTCGTCATCGGCAGGCGTGTCGGGTTCGGTCAGTACAGCATGGACCCGCACAACATCCCGATGACGCTCCTCGGGGGGGCGCTCCTCTGGTTCGGCTGGTTCGGGTTCAACGCGGGAAGCGCTCTCGCGGCGAACGGTCTTGCCGCGAACGCGTTCGTGGTGACGAACATCTCGGCCGCCGCCGGAGCCCTTGCATGGATGGCCGCCTCCTGGATTCGCGGCAAACCGAGTTCGGTCGGGATGATCAGCGGTGCCATTGCAGGACTCGGCGCTATCACCCCGGCGGCCGGGTTCGTCGGGCCGCTATCCGCCGCCATCATCGGCGTCATCTCCGGGCTGTTCTGTTACTATGCCCTCCTCTTCCGGATCCGGCGCGGTCTCGATGAGAGCCTCGATGCCTGGGCGATCCACGGTGTCGGCGGCGTCTGGGGAACGCTTGCCATCGGGGTCTTTGCGGTTGCCGGCATCGGCGGTATCAGCGGCCTCATCGAAGGGAATGCAGGACAGTTGATCCTCCAGGTGATCGGTGCGGGAGCTGCTATCGCTTACGCCTTCGTCGGCACGTATCTCCTCGCCAAGATCGTCGATCTCGCTATGGGTCTGCGCGTCTCGGAGGAAGAGGAGTATGTCGGCCTCGATATATCCCAGCACGGCGAATCAGTGCAGGTGTGA
- a CDS encoding 4Fe-4S binding protein, giving the protein MMHEFGLHAKGGVITERNADFATIRLRIPAGVLSAEQLRGISRIAEEFADGTVHLTMRQTVEIPHLDPDRLEDAAIALKENGTPIGAERDEVVNIMACPGTERCKYANIETINLAKKIDERVFGKRVPTKIRISVSGCTYMCNSPLLNEIGIIGRIRPLRTPGLCTGCGTCVEYCRECAIALKNGISVLDEQKCVQCGICIHSCPYDLLKSEFAHYQITVGGRRGADPHVGRELVEVETEEQVIDVVDRIIYWVYRTAWSNRLLGDQLDEIGFDTFREEIRKEFSSGTAT; this is encoded by the coding sequence ATGATGCACGAGTTTGGCCTCCATGCCAAGGGAGGGGTCATCACCGAGCGAAACGCAGATTTCGCCACCATCCGGCTTCGCATACCTGCCGGCGTCCTCTCGGCGGAACAGCTCCGGGGCATATCCCGCATCGCCGAGGAGTTCGCCGACGGCACGGTTCACCTCACGATGCGCCAGACGGTCGAGATCCCTCACCTCGATCCGGACCGGCTGGAGGACGCCGCTATCGCGCTCAAAGAGAACGGGACACCCATCGGTGCCGAACGCGACGAGGTCGTCAATATCATGGCCTGTCCCGGGACGGAACGGTGCAAATACGCCAATATCGAGACGATCAATCTTGCCAAGAAGATCGACGAGCGGGTCTTCGGCAAACGGGTGCCGACCAAGATCAGAATATCCGTCTCCGGATGCACTTACATGTGCAACAGCCCGCTCTTAAACGAGATCGGAATAATCGGAAGAATCAGGCCACTTCGAACGCCCGGGCTCTGTACGGGGTGCGGAACGTGCGTGGAGTACTGCCGGGAGTGCGCTATCGCCCTCAAGAACGGCATCTCCGTTCTCGACGAGCAAAAATGCGTCCAGTGCGGCATCTGCATCCATTCATGCCCGTACGACCTCTTAAAGTCGGAGTTTGCCCACTACCAGATCACCGTAGGCGGGCGGCGCGGGGCAGACCCGCATGTGGGTCGGGAGCTTGTCGAGGTCGAAACCGAAGAGCAGGTCATCGACGTCGTCGATCGGATCATCTACTGGGTGTACCGCACCGCGTGGAGCAACCGGCTGCTCGGCGATCAACTCGACGAGATCGGATTCGATACGTTCAGGGAAGAGATTCGAAAAGAGTTCAGTAGCGGTACAGCGACGTGA
- a CDS encoding P-II family nitrogen regulator → MRMVVAIIRPEKFDDIKAGLEAKGIVGMTVTEVRGRGAQKGISLQFRGKSMPVDLIPKLKLEMVVKAADVDAVIQAIRDAGRTGKYGDGKIIVMPVEAIYKVRTDESESSGG, encoded by the coding sequence ATGAGAATGGTTGTTGCAATCATCCGGCCGGAGAAGTTTGACGACATCAAGGCCGGGCTCGAAGCAAAGGGTATCGTCGGGATGACGGTGACCGAGGTCCGCGGGCGTGGGGCGCAGAAGGGTATCTCCCTGCAGTTCCGCGGCAAGAGCATGCCGGTCGATCTCATTCCGAAGCTGAAACTCGAGATGGTCGTAAAGGCTGCTGATGTCGATGCGGTCATTCAGGCCATTCGTGATGCGGGGAGGACTGGAAAATACGGCGACGGTAAGATCATCGTCATGCCGGTCGAGGCGATTTACAAGGTCAGGACGGACGAATCCGAGTCTTCCGGGGGGTAG
- a CDS encoding TraB/GumN family protein, translated as MSEIRIVGTAHVSAKSVQEVRDAIEEFEPDIVGVELDPGRYAALKEDAPEPSISDILKGGNFARVLVQWLLAYIQQRIGADTGIRPGAEMLAAIEEAEAHQKHVALIDRDIRITLMRFWGKMTLWEKIKMFFVLIASVIGIGGKEIDVDELTKQDVVSAALEEFREFSPNGAAALIDERDAYLAHQLISLGSRYERVLAVVGAGHVHGVERYLREPGTLPPMSGLTAEVRSVPFAKIFGIFVTVLFLALLAAIAFSGVGLDVLLTALLYWVLINGVLAAGFTLVAGGHPLSALTAFGVSWITSLNPLLAAGWFAALVEAKIRKPTAGELRRIIEAESLSEMRKIPLFRVVLVAALANLGSTLGTFAYFIFIFPFLGIDPKVVILQGFNNIVQLIGGLF; from the coding sequence ATGTCTGAGATCAGGATAGTCGGAACTGCACACGTCTCGGCGAAGAGCGTGCAGGAGGTCAGGGATGCGATCGAAGAGTTCGAGCCCGATATTGTGGGGGTGGAGCTCGACCCCGGACGGTACGCCGCCCTGAAAGAGGATGCTCCGGAGCCCTCGATCTCCGATATCCTGAAAGGCGGGAACTTCGCCCGGGTGCTCGTCCAGTGGCTGCTCGCCTATATTCAGCAGCGGATCGGTGCCGATACGGGGATCCGGCCGGGTGCCGAGATGCTCGCCGCTATCGAGGAGGCTGAGGCGCACCAGAAACACGTGGCGCTCATCGACCGCGACATCCGGATCACTCTGATGCGGTTCTGGGGCAAAATGACCCTGTGGGAGAAGATCAAGATGTTCTTCGTCCTCATCGCCTCGGTCATCGGCATCGGCGGCAAGGAGATCGACGTCGACGAACTGACGAAACAGGATGTGGTGAGTGCAGCGCTCGAGGAGTTCCGTGAGTTCTCTCCGAACGGGGCTGCGGCGCTGATCGATGAGCGCGATGCTTACCTCGCACACCAGCTCATCTCGCTCGGGAGCCGGTACGAGCGCGTCCTTGCGGTCGTCGGTGCCGGCCACGTACACGGTGTCGAGCGGTACCTGAGGGAGCCCGGAACGCTCCCGCCGATGAGCGGTCTGACCGCCGAGGTCAGATCGGTTCCCTTCGCAAAGATCTTCGGCATCTTCGTCACGGTGCTCTTTCTTGCCCTGCTCGCGGCCATCGCCTTCTCGGGAGTCGGGCTCGACGTGCTGCTGACCGCGCTCCTCTACTGGGTCTTGATAAACGGGGTGCTCGCTGCCGGGTTCACGCTGGTCGCGGGAGGTCATCCTCTCTCGGCACTGACGGCGTTTGGCGTCTCCTGGATCACCTCCCTAAATCCGCTCCTCGCCGCGGGCTGGTTTGCGGCCCTCGTGGAGGCGAAGATCAGAAAGCCGACCGCAGGCGAACTGCGGAGGATCATCGAGGCCGAGAGCCTCTCGGAGATGCGCAAAATTCCGCTCTTCCGGGTGGTGCTCGTTGCAGCACTCGCCAATCTCGGCAGCACCCTCGGAACCTTCGCCTACTTCATCTTCATCTTCCCCTTCCTCGGGATCGATCCGAAGGTCGTTATCCTTCAGGGCTTCAATAATATCGTGCAGCTGATCGGTGGGCTCTTCTGA
- the cobT gene encoding nicotinate mononucleotide-dependent phosphoribosyltransferase CobT: MPFLSESPDITAENPLMALVLGNTMLSTVPGISGAGQTPEKTLLTPNLDSELVMTGSIASMSFKPNTPTGCPTPASITRSMMQLTGLLPLFINAGLRHQPGVPCLDMYGSPGGDPRFGDAVPDACGLFRRGEMAGRFLSRCSDLLVLGECVPGGTTTALCVLKALGYDARVSSSYVENPVTLKDEVCREVLGRVRNAGTSDPLEILRLAGDPMMPVAAGIASTYSGRLLLAGGTQMLAVAAVLKALGRNPPPLATTVYVRDDSSASFPRTVEEVGAVAYYVDPNFANLGHVGLARYCIGEVKEGMGAGGAMVLASLMGFAPEEISKAIFDFVREYS; the protein is encoded by the coding sequence ATGCCGTTCCTCTCGGAGTCCCCTGACATTACTGCAGAAAACCCGCTGATGGCGCTCGTTCTCGGCAATACGATGCTCTCCACGGTTCCCGGAATTTCGGGTGCCGGCCAGACCCCTGAAAAGACTCTGCTGACGCCGAATCTCGATTCGGAGCTGGTGATGACGGGCTCGATCGCCAGTATGTCCTTCAAGCCGAACACGCCCACGGGCTGCCCGACGCCGGCCTCCATCACCCGTTCCATGATGCAGCTGACGGGCCTTCTCCCGCTCTTCATCAATGCAGGGCTCCGGCATCAGCCCGGCGTGCCCTGCCTCGATATGTACGGAAGCCCTGGTGGCGATCCCCGGTTCGGGGATGCGGTTCCTGACGCGTGTGGGCTCTTCCGGCGGGGTGAGATGGCCGGGAGGTTCCTCTCGCGCTGCAGCGACCTTCTGGTGCTCGGGGAGTGTGTTCCAGGGGGCACCACGACCGCTCTCTGCGTCCTCAAAGCGCTCGGGTACGACGCCCGGGTCAGCAGCAGTTACGTGGAGAATCCGGTGACGCTCAAAGATGAGGTCTGCCGCGAGGTGCTCGGCCGGGTCAGGAATGCCGGGACGAGCGACCCGCTCGAGATACTCAGGCTTGCGGGCGATCCTATGATGCCGGTCGCGGCCGGGATCGCGAGCACGTACAGCGGCCGTCTCCTCCTTGCGGGAGGGACGCAGATGCTCGCCGTCGCCGCCGTCCTCAAAGCGCTCGGGAGGAATCCTCCGCCTCTGGCGACGACCGTCTACGTCAGGGACGACTCGTCGGCAAGTTTCCCGCGCACCGTCGAGGAGGTCGGCGCCGTTGCCTACTACGTCGATCCGAACTTCGCTAACCTCGGGCACGTCGGGCTTGCCCGTTACTGCATTGGTGAGGTCAAGGAGGGGATGGGTGCCGGAGGCGCGATGGTGCTCGCCTCCCTGATGGGATTTGCTCCTGAAGAGATCTCGAAGGCGATCTTCGATTTCGTGCGGGAATACAGCTGA
- a CDS encoding YkgJ family cysteine cluster protein, with the protein MPGVGELAETLGGIGFACIGCSECCRAVSEDSNLVAVSPREVRTIMAATGMTFDEIAEPYPEFIEDPDGKCYTFAWCIRRRGDACIFLAGGRCTIYSYRPWICRTYPFMLDDEDLLVSPCPGLGAPLSGRDAEEMASVLLERRSAERLEEGHIREHYADATLPRGKRVVIDSEGIKVLDV; encoded by the coding sequence ATGCCGGGAGTAGGGGAGCTTGCCGAAACCCTCGGGGGTATCGGCTTTGCCTGCATCGGCTGCAGCGAGTGCTGCCGTGCAGTGAGCGAAGACTCGAACCTCGTCGCCGTCAGCCCGCGGGAGGTCAGGACGATCATGGCGGCAACCGGCATGACCTTCGATGAGATCGCAGAGCCCTATCCGGAATTCATCGAGGATCCCGATGGAAAATGCTATACTTTTGCCTGGTGTATCAGGCGGAGGGGCGACGCCTGTATCTTCCTTGCAGGCGGGCGGTGCACGATCTACTCGTATCGCCCCTGGATCTGCCGGACCTACCCGTTCATGCTCGACGACGAGGATCTTCTGGTCTCTCCGTGCCCCGGTCTCGGGGCGCCTCTGTCCGGTAGAGATGCGGAGGAGATGGCATCGGTGCTGCTTGAGCGGCGGAGCGCCGAGAGGCTCGAAGAGGGGCATATACGAGAACACTATGCGGATGCGACGCTGCCGCGCGGGAAGAGGGTCGTCATAGATAGTGAGGGAATAAAGGTGCTTGATGTCTGA
- a CDS encoding ammonium transporter encodes MAIDTGDTAFILICTALVMLMTPGVGLFYGGLVRRKNFISMIALAFIAFSVVTIQWVLFGYSLAFGSDIGGLIGNLEFFALRGVGMGGEGIPDLLFMVFQLVFAGLTLAIVTSGVAERVKVGSFIVFGLLWTTLVYDPLAHWAWGGGWAAQLGALDFAGGTVVHISSGFAALALALVIGKRVGFGAYGMEPHNIPMTLLGGALLWFGWFGFNAGSALAANGLAANAFVVTNVSAAAGALAWLFAAWIRGKPSSVGMISGAIAGLVAITPAAGFVDAMSAIAIGAVAGIICYAALLFRVGRGLDESLDAWAVHGVGGVWGALATGIFAVAAVGGVDGLIYGNVSQFFIQMIDVAVVVVYAFVVTFVLAKIVDMTLGLRVSEEEEYVGLDISQHGESTQV; translated from the coding sequence ATGGCTATTGATACGGGTGATACTGCATTTATCCTGATCTGTACGGCGCTCGTCATGCTGATGACTCCGGGTGTAGGCTTGTTCTACGGAGGCCTTGTACGGCGGAAGAACTTCATCTCGATGATTGCTCTCGCGTTCATCGCCTTCTCGGTGGTCACGATCCAGTGGGTTCTCTTCGGGTACAGCCTGGCCTTCGGCTCCGACATCGGCGGGCTTATCGGAAACCTCGAGTTCTTCGCCCTGCGGGGCGTCGGCATGGGTGGCGAAGGCATTCCCGATCTGCTCTTCATGGTCTTCCAGCTCGTCTTTGCGGGTCTGACGCTTGCCATCGTGACATCCGGCGTTGCGGAGCGGGTGAAGGTCGGTTCGTTCATCGTCTTCGGGCTCCTCTGGACGACGCTCGTCTACGATCCGCTTGCGCACTGGGCATGGGGTGGCGGCTGGGCGGCACAGCTCGGTGCGCTTGATTTCGCCGGCGGAACGGTCGTTCATATCAGCTCCGGGTTTGCGGCCCTTGCTCTTGCGCTTGTCATCGGCAAGCGTGTCGGGTTCGGCGCCTACGGTATGGAGCCGCACAACATCCCGATGACGCTCCTTGGGGGGGCGCTCCTCTGGTTCGGCTGGTTCGGGTTCAACGCGGGAAGCGCCCTCGCGGCGAACGGTCTTGCCGCGAACGCGTTCGTGGTGACGAACGTATCGGCTGCTGCGGGGGCTCTTGCCTGGCTCTTCGCCGCCTGGATCCGCGGAAAGCCGAGTTCGGTCGGGATGATCAGCGGTGCCATTGCAGGGCTTGTGGCAATCACTCCTGCAGCGGGGTTCGTTGACGCGATGAGCGCTATCGCCATCGGGGCGGTTGCCGGTATCATCTGTTACGCCGCCCTGCTCTTCCGGGTTGGCCGGGGTCTCGACGAGAGTCTCGATGCCTGGGCGGTGCACGGCGTCGGTGGCGTCTGGGGTGCGCTTGCAACCGGTATCTTCGCGGTTGCCGCAGTCGGCGGTGTCGACGGACTGATCTACGGTAACGTCAGTCAGTTCTTCATCCAGATGATCGATGTGGCCGTGGTGGTCGTCTACGCGTTCGTCGTCACCTTCGTCCTCGCCAAGATCGTCGATATGACGCTGGGTCTTCGCGTCTCGGAGGAGGAGGAGTATGTGGGCCTCGACATCTCCCAGCACGGGGAGTCGACGCAGGTGTGA
- the cobS gene encoding adenosylcobinamide-GDP ribazoletransferase, with the protein MRSIRALLQFCTTLPLGRAADFEAFARRSYLYPIAGYIIGGIAALLAFGIESPVLAAAVGLAAVLILSGANHFDGLLDFGDGLMAHGNREKRILAMTDRNTGAGAVAAGLVVTLVAFAGLQTAAPVWATILIAEVSAKLAMAWLTVLGRPFREGIHSYLHGFARPSFLIYAAALALPLLLLPVPPAVPGMAVAVTGAVVVGMLALSQNIFGGVNGDVVGAAHEITRAAVILVLALL; encoded by the coding sequence GTGAGATCGATCCGCGCCCTCCTGCAGTTCTGCACGACGCTCCCGCTCGGGCGTGCCGCCGACTTCGAAGCGTTCGCCCGCCGGTCGTACCTCTATCCGATCGCAGGATACATCATCGGCGGTATAGCCGCCCTGCTCGCCTTCGGGATAGAATCCCCGGTTCTGGCAGCGGCGGTCGGACTCGCCGCCGTCCTGATCCTCTCGGGAGCAAACCACTTTGACGGCCTGCTCGACTTCGGCGACGGCCTGATGGCTCACGGGAACCGGGAGAAGAGGATTTTGGCTATGACCGACCGGAATACGGGAGCCGGAGCTGTAGCAGCCGGACTCGTGGTCACGCTCGTCGCATTCGCCGGCCTGCAGACGGCAGCGCCGGTCTGGGCGACCATCCTGATCGCGGAAGTCTCTGCAAAACTTGCAATGGCATGGCTGACGGTGCTCGGCAGGCCCTTCCGCGAGGGGATCCACAGTTACCTCCACGGATTCGCGAGGCCGTCGTTCCTCATCTACGCGGCGGCGCTCGCCCTTCCGCTGCTGCTGCTCCCCGTTCCCCCGGCTGTTCCGGGCATGGCGGTCGCAGTCACCGGGGCGGTGGTCGTGGGAATGCTCGCCCTCTCCCAAAACATCTTCGGCGGGGTGAACGGCGACGTCGTCGGGGCCGCTCACGAGATCACTCGTGCCGCAGTCATCCTGGTGCTGGCACTCCTGTAA
- a CDS encoding nitroreductase family protein has translation MSPIGGTMNLGITVIRSRHSVRKYKSDPVEEKIIKDALDCARLAPTARNEQPWLFGTVKDPEMLKKIADLADHGRFIAGAQVCFAVFGKRDATYYLEDCCAATTQLMLGLQAWGVGSCWVAGEKKAYAEDIRKLLNVPDAYTLVSLVPAGYPEEITIAKKELLEDITFEGRYQLGE, from the coding sequence ATGAGTCCGATAGGTGGAACCATGAATCTTGGCATTACTGTGATCCGGAGCCGGCACAGCGTCAGGAAGTACAAAAGCGACCCGGTTGAGGAGAAGATCATCAAAGACGCTCTCGACTGTGCGCGCCTTGCGCCGACTGCCCGGAACGAGCAGCCCTGGCTCTTCGGGACGGTGAAGGATCCGGAGATGCTCAAAAAGATCGCAGATCTTGCTGATCACGGGCGGTTCATCGCGGGCGCCCAGGTCTGCTTTGCCGTATTCGGGAAGAGAGACGCGACCTACTACCTCGAAGACTGCTGTGCGGCGACGACGCAGCTCATGCTCGGACTTCAGGCGTGGGGTGTCGGGTCCTGCTGGGTGGCGGGCGAGAAGAAGGCGTATGCCGAGGATATCCGGAAACTGCTGAATGTTCCCGATGCGTATACGCTCGTCTCGCTCGTGCCTGCCGGATACCCTGAAGAGATCACGATTGCGAAGAAGGAGCTCCTCGAGGATATCACCTTCGAGGGGCGCTATCAACTCGGTGAGTAG